AAATCATCATCGCTCGTGGTGGAGGAGATGACGTCATTGTCTAGAATCATCCGTTCAATAGGTTCAATACCTTCAGAGGATAAACAGATAGAAATTCAAATTCGTGATCTTTTTACTGAACAATTTGATGAAAATGCGGAAGTGCAGCAAGAACCAACAGTTGAAGAATTGTTTAAAGCTAAAACAAAGAAGTTAACAGAAGCAAAAAATCAATTTCTTGCTGAAAAAGAAGAATTTGAACTATATCGAAATAATCAACTTGAAGAACTAAATCATTTAAGAAAGCTTTGGGAAGAGGAAAAAATCGTACTTCAAAAGACGGCTTATGATGAGGGGTTTCAAGAAGGTTATGAAGAAGGAATTCGAAAGGCCAATGCTGATATGCAGCAGGCTCTAAAAATTGCAAATCAAACAATTGAAGATTCGAAGGAAAACGCGAAAAAATATATCCAAGATCAAGAAGCAGTAATTTTAGAGTTGGCGTTGACTGCAACTGAACGAATTATAGCTACCACATTAGATCGTAATGACGAGACCTTCCTTTCTATCGTTAAGCGTGGATTAAAAGAAGCACGAGAAATGAAAGAAATAAAACTTTATGTTTCTCCAAAATATCATCAAATGGTATCGAGGAATCGTGATGAATTAGTTGAAATTTTCCCAACCGATGTACCATTCTTTATATTTGTACTCGAAGAACTAGCGGATACAGAATGTTATATCGAAACAAACCATGGACGAATTGTTGTTTCAATAGATGAACAATTGCATGAGCTTAGAATGAAGTTAAGTGAAATTTTAGAAAGTAAGGAATGATTGGATGCGAGCGTCTCAATTAATTGACCAAATTCCCAATATATCAACTTTTAAAAAGTTCGGTAAGGTTACAAGAGTTGTTGGCTTAATGATTGAGTCACAAGGTCCAGATAGTTCCATAGGTGATGTTTGTAAAATACACGTTCATTCCCCTAAAAATGGACATCAAATCATACTAGCAGAAGTTGTAGGTTTCAAAGATGAATTTGTAGTTTTAATGCCCTTTACTTCTATTCGCGAAATTTCAATAGGCTGTTTAGTCGAAGGTACAGGCAGACCATTAGAAATAAAAGTCGGGCCGGAGTTAATAGGTAAAGTACTTGATTCTATGGGAAATCCATTTGATGGCTCTGTCTTGCCGAGGGGATTAGTAACTGTTCAGACCGAAAAAGAACCCCCTAATCCTCTTACTAGACCGCCGATTAATGAGCAACTAGAAGTTGGTGTAAAAGCAATAGATGGTATGTTAACAGTTGGAACAGGACAACGTGTTGGTATTTTTGCTGGTTCAGGTGTTGGGAAAAGTACTTTATTAGGTATGATTGCAAGAAATACACGAGCTGATCTAAATGTTATAGCATTAATTGGTGAACGTGGACGTGAAGTTCGGGAGTTTATCGAAAGAGATTTAGGCGAGGAAGGTTTAAGCCGTTCTATCGTTGTTGCTGCAACGGGTGATCAACCGGCACTTATGCGTATAAAAGGTGCATTTACTGCAACAGCAATTGCAGAATATTTTAGAGATCGTGGATTAAATGTCATGTTGATGATGGACTCTGTTACTCGTGTTGCAATGGCACAGCGTGAAATAGGTCTAGCTACAGGTGAGCCCCCTGCACAAAAAGGGTATACACCATCGGTATTTTCTATTTTGCCAAAGCTGTTAGAACGAACTGGTACAAATTTAAAAGGTACGATTACTGCCTTTTATACAGTTTTAGTTGATGGTGATGATATGAATGAACCGATAGCCGATACAGTAAGAGGGATATTGGATGGTCATATTGTGTTAGATAGAACCCTTGCTAATAAGGGGCAATACCCTGCTATTAATGTGTTAAAGAGTATCAGTCGCTTAATGAACCATATATCAACTGATGAGCATGTAAAAGCAGCAGAACGTCTGCGGGATCTATACTATACATACTCAAAGTCAGAGGACTTGATTAACATTGGTGCCTATAAAAAAGGCACTTCTAAAGAAATAGATGAGGCAATTTTTTACGAACCACTGATTACTCAATTTTTAAAACAGGGCTATAAAGATAAAGTCACATTGGATGAAACTGTGAAGGAACTTATAGCATTGTCGAATGGTGGTGGCAAATAATGCTTCAATATCAGTATCGATTTGAAAAAGTATTAACAATCCGAGAACAAGAAAAACAGCAAACGGAGATGGCATATAAACAAGCTGTCAATTCTTTTGAAGAAGTTGCAACGAAATTATATGAATTATTGAAGAAGAAAGAAGAATTAATAGAATTTCAAAATGACAAATTAAAAATTGGCGCAACAATTGATGAAATCCATCATTATGCAAAATTTCTTGGAAGTCTTGAACATTCTATAACTGATATGCAACAAAAGGTTATTCAGGCACGAACAAAAATGAATTGGCACGAACAAAAATTAGTTGAAAAAAACTTGGAAGTACGTAAGTTTGAAAAAATGCGGGAAAAAGACTTCGAAGCATATAAAGAAGAGCAAGATAAGTTAGAAATGCTTAGACTTGATGAAATTTCTTTACTTATGTACAACAAGAAAGAAATCAGGTGATCCTATGACAAGGCCAAATTATCAAGAGAACAATATAGAAGAAGTAAAATCACCGGGTGTTTTTCAAAAGATTTTCTTTTGGTTTCTAATACCATTAATGTTTGTTATTGCGGTGCTACTTGTTATTGCAACGATTACAAATACAAACATCTTTGAAAAAACAAAAGAATTAACTGGTAATTTACCATTTGTTCCATCACAACAAGAAACAAGTGAGCCAATTCAAGAATTTGATGAGAAAATAGTGGAGTTACAAGCACAAATAGAGCAAAAAGAGGCTGAGATTGCTCAACTCCAATCACAACTTGAAAGTGAAAAGTCAAAAACTGAAGAAGCGGCTATCCTTCAAGAGGAACTAGAATATGAAATTGATCGCATACAGAGGGAACAAGATACCGCCAAGAAAGAGTTTACTGAAATCGTATCTGCCTTCGAAAAAATGTCTGCGAAAGAAGCTGCTCCGATTCTCGTAGCAATGAGTCAAGATGAGGCTGTTCGAATTTTATCAAGTTTAAAATCCGATACTTTATCAGAAGTTCTATCCAAGATGAGCCCATCAGATGCAGCAAAGTTCACAGAGTTGCTATCAAGATAACAAAAAAACATCTTCTTGGAAGGAGGTGAAAATATGAATTTAGGAATCATGCAATTAACATCGATGAGTCAAACAATTTCAACTGGACAAACATCAACAAAAGCTACGACAGCAAATACTTCGAAAGCACTTGGAGAAACTAGCGGTAAATTTGGTGAAGTTTTCAGTAAAATTGTAGCAAGCCAAAATAATACAACTAAAACTGATACTGCAAAGGAAGAAACAGTTGATGTAGAGGCATTAAATAATCTACTAGACTCAGAGTCAATTGAAGAAGTGTTAGATTTACTTGGTATTTCACATGATGAAGGGTTTCTTACGATTCAAGTCGATGGGGAAGGGCAAATGAAATCTATCGATGAATCGATGAATTTAGAAGATTTACTGTCTTTATTAAATATGGATAGTGAAGAGCTATCAAAAATGATGGAAAACCTTTTAGATACTGAGAACATTGAACTGAATAATATTTGGCAATTTATCCAAATGGTAAATGAACAAGCTCCAAATATAATAAGTCAGCTTGCAACTGCCCTACAAGGTGAACATAAAGTTACACCAAAAGAAGCGGAACAATTACTTCAATTTTTAAAGCTTGCACAGATTGTTGGTAAGAATGGAGATTTAATGGGTGACCAACCTCTTCAATTACTGAATTTGAAAGATGTAATAAAAATGGTAGTTGAACAGGTACATAAGTCTACAAAAGAGGACTTGGTATCTTCTACAGACTCAACAACAAAGCAAATTGCGACAGTTACAACTCAAACAGTTCAAAGTGCAGTATCAAATAACAGTGTTACTCAGAGCTCTCAGCAGCAAGTAGTGAAGCAAACAGAAAACACAACGGAAACTATGCAAACACCTATATCAACCCAGCAAACAACAAATACAAGTGTGAAAACTTTTACAATCACACTTCCAGTAGAAAAGAATGCTCAGGGAGAAGCGTTAGTTAAAGAAATTCAATCTTTAATGAATCGTAGTCAATTGTCGAATACACAAGGTACAATGAAGCTTTTGTTGAAACTTTATCCTGAAAATTTAGGCTCTATTCGAATTGAAATTATGCAACAAGATGGTGTTCTATCTGCAAGATTGCTTGCAACAACGCAGGCGGCAAAAGAATTACTTGATGGTCAGTTGCATCAATTAAAATCTGCATTTGCACACGCAAATATTCAAATGGATCGAATCGATATAGCACAAAGTTTACAGGAAACTGATCGTAACTTCCGTGATCAAAGCATGTTCAGTAATATGTTTAGGCAACAGCAAGAACAAGAAAATGAAAACCAAGATGAACATGATGAAGATGAGGAAAGTTTAAGCTTTAAAGATTATTTGATCAACGAGGAGGTGTAGCAGATGGCAAATACAAATCCGATTTCCAACGATTATTACTTGTCTAATAGAACGACTACTAAACAAACTGGGAGTAATTCATTAGGGAAAGATGCCTTCTTACAGCTATTGGTAACGCAATTACAACATCAAGACCCTACTCAACCAATGGATAATACTGAATATATTGCTCAATTAGCTCAGTTTAGTTCATTAGAGCAAATGCAAAATATGACGAAAGCTATTGAAAACTTACTAGATTCACAGCATCAATCACAGCTGATGGATTATACAACGTTCATTGGAAAAGAGATACAATGGCATGAATTAACAGAGGAAGTCGATGAAGAGGGTAACCTCATTGTAAATGAAGGAACGGGTGTCATTGAACAATTAAAATTCATTGATGGTGAACCTTATTTCGTACTTAAGGATGGAAAAGAAATTACACCAGGACATATTTCATCTATCTTTAATAGACCGTCAACAGTAGAGCCTACCGAAAATCCATTAGTTGAAGCTAGTAAATTAATAGGGCGAAAGGTTCGATATGAGGAAGATGGAGAATGGGTTCAATCGATAATCGATTCTGTAAAAACTAACAATTCAGTGATTGAATTTATTTTGCAAAACGAAAAGGTTTTAAAGAAGGATCAATTCGAACTAATAAGTGAATAGGCTGGTGAAAGCACATGCATAGAATACAAATTCAGCACGTGCCATTGCAACCGCTATTACAACCACAAAAAAGTCTAAAAACAAATACGATTCAAACAAAACAGTCATTCCTTGAACATTTGCAAGAGGCAACAAATAGCCAAGAACTAAAAATTAGTAAACATGCAAATGAACGGTTAATCGAGCGCAACATAAGCATTTCAGATGAAGAATGGCAAGTGGTAACGGATAAAGTATTTGAAGCACGTTCAAAAGGAGTCAATCAACCTTTAGTATTGATGGAGCAAGCCGCGTTGATTGTAAGTGCTAAAAATGCAACGGTAATTACAGCGATGGAACGCACTGAAGCAAAAAATCAATTATTTACAAACATTGATGGCACAATCGTGCTATGATAGGCAGGACCTGAAAAGGATGCCTAAAGCTCGCCGACTGATAGACGCGAGACACTCATATAAAAATTGAAGGGAGAACGATACAATGTTACGTTCTATGTACTCTGGTATTTCAGGTTTAAAAAACTTCCAAACAAAACTTGACGTAATTGGGAATAACATCTCAAACGTGAACACTTATGGCTTCAAAAAAGGTCGTGTAGTATTTAAGGATTTAATCTCACAAACAACTGCAGGTGCATCAGCTTCGACTGAAACTCGTGGGGGTGTAAATCCAAAACAAGTAGGTCTAGGTTCTCAAATTGCTGCAATTGACACAATTCACTCTACAGGATCATTACAAACAACAGCTCGTACTCTTGACTTAGCGATTTCTGGTGATGGCTTCTTCCAAGTCGCAGATAGTACAGAAGGAAAAGCAGGATTTACTAATACGCAATATACACGCGCAGGAAACTTTTACATGGATCGAGATGGTTATGTAGTCAATTCTGACGGTAAATATCTCGTTGGTTATGATGCAACACTTACATCAGCTACTGTTCCAATTATGGGGTTAACTACAGAAACTCTTACATTTAATAACCAATCATTTACATTGTTAGTGAATGAAGATGGTGAGTATGTTACTGATGGGGCAACTATTAACCCAGATGATGTAGATGAAGCTGCTGACTTAGATGGAGCTCTTGTTATTGTCGATGGCAAACTTCAATCTTATGATGACGCTGACGGTTTTACGCAAATACAAGCAGATTACGAAGACGAAAATGGTGATGCACAATTAGTAGACATCGAGATTGATTCATCTACAGGTAAGCTTTTTGTAACGATTGATAATGCTCGATATGAAGTCACTGGTGAAAATACTCTAGTTGATGAAGATGGTAATGTTGTTGACTTTACAGCGGATGACAGTCCTATCACAAGCTTTACTGCTGATATATTTGATACTATCGAGGAAACATTAATCCAAACAGGTACAGGTACAGTTTATACATCAACATTAACTGAAGCTTTAAGACCTATCCAAATTCCAACAACTGCACAAAGTATGTCGATTGCTCAAGATGGTACAATTAACTTTGTTGATGAAAACGGGAAATTACAAGTGGCAGGACAAATCCAGTTAGCAAAATTCCCAAATACAGGTGGACTTGAAAAAGCAGGTAGTAACTATTACAAAGAAACGTCTAACTCAGGTCAACCAGTAGTTGGTACTGCTACAGAGAATGGTATTGGTTCGATCGAAGCTGGTTTCTTAGAAATGTCCAATGTTGACTTATCTGAAGAATTTACTGAAATGATTGTTACTCAACGTGGTTTCCAAGCCAACTCTCGTATTATTACAACATCTGATGAAATTCTTCAAGAGCTTGTAAACTTAAAACGTTAATCCTAGTAAACTAGCAATGTTATTTTAATAGCTAAATAGAATACTTAAATATAATTAATATCTCATTGCAAAGGAGGGTCGGGCCGGCTCTCACTGACCCGGCCCTATTTCAATGATAGAACTTACTCGATTAAACGGAAAACCATTCTCCATCAACGCTATATACATAGAAACAGTGGAATCATTTCCTGATACAACAATTACGCTTACAACTGGGCGCAAATTTATTGTTTTAGAAAGTGCAAAAGAGGTGCGTCAAAAAATAACAAGTTTTTATCGTGATATCCAAATACTATCAAACCCGCATCTACGAGGTGATGAAGATGAAGAATAACAATAGTAATAAATTGCTAACCGTAATGCTGATTATTTTAGTAACAATTACGCTAATAGGTGTTGTAATTTTTGTATTATTAACGCAATTTAATAATCAAAAAGCTGCAACTGGAGAACCTACGATTGATGAGATTTTAGAAGCATCAATCGATGTTCCTGAAATGACAACGAATTTAGCAGATGATAGTTTTGTTCGTTTGCAATTAAAAATTCAGACGGACAGTAAAAAAGCCGCTGAAGAGTTAACGAAGCGAGATTTCCAAATTAAAGATATCATTATACAAGAGCTCTCTGAGTTAACGGAAGAGGATTTACAAGGAAAGCAAGGGAAAATCTTTTTACAATCCACTATAAAAACACAATTAAACGAATTGATGCAAGAAGGTACAGTTGAACAAGTCTACATTACCTCCTACATCATTCAGTAAGTTGTTCAGTTATGCTGAACAATGTAAATCATCTTGAAATG
Above is a genomic segment from Lysinibacillus sp. PLM2 containing:
- the fliI gene encoding flagellum-specific ATP synthase produces the protein MRASQLIDQIPNISTFKKFGKVTRVVGLMIESQGPDSSIGDVCKIHVHSPKNGHQIILAEVVGFKDEFVVLMPFTSIREISIGCLVEGTGRPLEIKVGPELIGKVLDSMGNPFDGSVLPRGLVTVQTEKEPPNPLTRPPINEQLEVGVKAIDGMLTVGTGQRVGIFAGSGVGKSTLLGMIARNTRADLNVIALIGERGREVREFIERDLGEEGLSRSIVVAATGDQPALMRIKGAFTATAIAEYFRDRGLNVMLMMDSVTRVAMAQREIGLATGEPPAQKGYTPSVFSILPKLLERTGTNLKGTITAFYTVLVDGDDMNEPIADTVRGILDGHIVLDRTLANKGQYPAINVLKSISRLMNHISTDEHVKAAERLRDLYYTYSKSEDLINIGAYKKGTSKEIDEAIFYEPLITQFLKQGYKDKVTLDETVKELIALSNGGGK
- the fliJ gene encoding flagellar FliJ protein encodes the protein MLQYQYRFEKVLTIREQEKQQTEMAYKQAVNSFEEVATKLYELLKKKEELIEFQNDKLKIGATIDEIHHYAKFLGSLEHSITDMQQKVIQARTKMNWHEQKLVEKNLEVRKFEKMREKDFEAYKEEQDKLEMLRLDEISLLMYNKKEIR
- the flgE gene encoding flagellar hook protein FlgE; this encodes MLRSMYSGISGLKNFQTKLDVIGNNISNVNTYGFKKGRVVFKDLISQTTAGASASTETRGGVNPKQVGLGSQIAAIDTIHSTGSLQTTARTLDLAISGDGFFQVADSTEGKAGFTNTQYTRAGNFYMDRDGYVVNSDGKYLVGYDATLTSATVPIMGLTTETLTFNNQSFTLLVNEDGEYVTDGATINPDDVDEAADLDGALVIVDGKLQSYDDADGFTQIQADYEDENGDAQLVDIEIDSSTGKLFVTIDNARYEVTGENTLVDEDGNVVDFTADDSPITSFTADIFDTIEETLIQTGTGTVYTSTLTEALRPIQIPTTAQSMSIAQDGTINFVDENGKLQVAGQIQLAKFPNTGGLEKAGSNYYKETSNSGQPVVGTATENGIGSIEAGFLEMSNVDLSEEFTEMIVTQRGFQANSRIITTSDEILQELVNLKR
- the ylzI gene encoding hypothetical protein; this encodes MIELTRLNGKPFSINAIYIETVESFPDTTITLTTGRKFIVLESAKEVRQKITSFYRDIQILSNPHLRGDEDEE